In the Paenibacillus pabuli genome, one interval contains:
- a CDS encoding MarR family winged helix-turn-helix transcriptional regulator, producing MIQDQFRSELKKADLNFTELSVLVSLEHEEKQAIQQISQHVSLTSGALTYILDKLENKKLLTRIPCHSDRRVIFVQLTDKGRHLIDCILPNLYNLADTQFNSLTMDDADKLEKLVTNMGTIG from the coding sequence ATGATTCAGGACCAATTTCGGAGCGAGTTAAAGAAAGCAGATCTCAATTTCACGGAACTTTCTGTGTTAGTGTCGCTTGAACATGAAGAGAAACAAGCAATTCAACAGATTTCTCAACATGTTTCTTTGACTAGTGGTGCTTTAACGTATATCTTGGATAAATTGGAGAATAAAAAGCTGCTAACTAGGATCCCTTGTCATTCGGATCGTCGAGTGATATTCGTACAACTAACGGATAAAGGCAGACACTTAATAGATTGTATACTTCCCAATCTGTATAACTTGGCTGATACTCAGTTCAATTCGTTAACGATGGATGACGCTGATAAACTTGAAAAGTTGGTAACGAATATGGGGACCATCGGTTAA
- a CDS encoding MerR family transcriptional regulator, which yields MHTVKEAAQITGLTEHAIRFYTDKGLVPSVQRNQNNIRMFDEESINWLHGIKCLKQSGMPIENIKMYVDYCLEGDSTIPQRYTLMMEHREAALAKFEEAKQHLAHLEEKTALYQAIMENRSLDTTNPANWDRIKHMHGDVFYASSAGDLR from the coding sequence ATGCATACCGTCAAAGAGGCCGCGCAGATAACAGGACTCACCGAGCACGCTATTCGCTTTTATACAGATAAAGGCTTGGTGCCAAGTGTACAGCGCAATCAAAATAATATTCGAATGTTTGACGAAGAATCAATCAACTGGTTACATGGCATCAAATGTCTCAAACAATCCGGGATGCCGATTGAAAATATTAAAATGTATGTTGATTACTGTCTCGAAGGAGATTCAACGATCCCACAACGGTACACACTTATGATGGAGCATAGAGAGGCAGCTCTTGCTAAGTTTGAAGAAGCCAAACAGCACTTAGCGCATTTGGAAGAAAAGACCGCTTTATATCAAGCCATAATGGAGAACCGTTCCCTAGACACAACCAATCCCGCTAACTGGGATCGAATTAAACATATGCATGGAGACGTATTTTACGCATCCTCTGCTGGTGATCTACGATGA
- a CDS encoding fructose-1,6-bisphosphatase yields the protein MDEQFLDLLAEKYDTEEKIITEIINLEAISNLPKGTEHFVSDLHGEFQAFQHVLRNGSGTVKEKIKELFREVWTEQEINDFAALVYYPEEKIKLVIGDLSNKQALNQWYRQTIEHMLKLVSYASSKYTRSKLRKALPKQYVYIVEELLYKTDTTNNKDPYYEEIYRQIISLGQADNLIIGLAYTTQRLVVDHLHVVGDIYDRGPDPDKIMDTLINYHSVDIQWGNHDVLWIGAYAGSLVCLANIIRICARYDNLDIIEDVYGINLRPLLNLAEKYYEDNPSFRPKLQGGHNVSEQEILQITKIHQAIAMIQFKLEIPIIKRRPDFNMSERLLLEQIDYDKNEINICGKTYQLENTCFATVNPQNPEQLLDEERQVMEKLLFSVQHSEKLARHMNFLIKKGSLYLRYNGNLLIHGCIPLDEEGNMEEMQIEDKTYAGRQLLDVFEENLRYAFAHPEETDDLATDMVWYIWTGECSSLFGKREMTTFERYFIQDKEAHKERKNPYYHLREKEEICRKILLEFDLNPDHGHVINGHTPVKEIRGESPVKANGKMVVIDGGFSKAYQSTTGIAGYTLLYNSFGMQLVAHQKFNSKEDVLCNGTDVLSIKRLVDKELARKLVRETNIGEKLLQKISNLTDLLEYRSMK from the coding sequence TTGGATGAGCAATTTTTAGATCTACTTGCTGAGAAATATGATACGGAAGAAAAAATCATAACAGAGATTATCAACCTTGAAGCGATCTCCAATCTTCCAAAAGGAACCGAGCATTTTGTCAGTGATTTGCACGGGGAGTTCCAGGCTTTTCAGCATGTACTACGAAACGGTTCAGGTACCGTCAAAGAAAAAATCAAAGAATTATTTCGTGAGGTTTGGACAGAGCAGGAAATTAATGATTTTGCGGCGTTAGTATATTATCCGGAAGAAAAAATAAAGCTGGTTATAGGGGACCTGAGCAATAAACAGGCTTTGAACCAGTGGTACAGACAAACGATTGAACACATGCTTAAGCTTGTTTCGTATGCCTCTTCCAAATATACGCGCTCCAAATTGCGGAAAGCTCTGCCGAAACAGTATGTATATATTGTAGAAGAGCTTCTATACAAGACGGATACGACTAACAATAAGGATCCTTATTACGAGGAAATATATAGGCAAATTATATCCTTGGGTCAGGCGGACAATCTCATTATCGGCCTTGCTTATACGACCCAGCGTCTGGTGGTTGACCACCTTCATGTGGTTGGAGATATTTATGACCGGGGGCCGGATCCCGATAAAATTATGGATACGTTAATCAACTACCATTCTGTAGACATTCAGTGGGGAAACCATGATGTGCTCTGGATCGGCGCTTATGCAGGTTCACTGGTCTGCCTTGCAAATATTATCCGGATCTGCGCGAGATACGACAATCTGGACATCATCGAAGATGTATACGGAATCAATCTTCGCCCGCTGTTAAACCTCGCGGAGAAATACTATGAAGATAATCCATCTTTCAGACCTAAGCTGCAGGGCGGCCATAACGTATCGGAGCAGGAAATTCTGCAGATCACCAAGATTCACCAAGCCATTGCCATGATTCAGTTTAAGCTTGAAATCCCGATTATCAAAAGACGCCCAGACTTTAATATGTCTGAAAGACTTCTGCTGGAGCAGATCGATTACGACAAAAATGAAATCAACATCTGCGGAAAAACATACCAGCTGGAAAACACCTGTTTTGCAACCGTAAATCCGCAGAACCCTGAACAATTGCTGGACGAAGAACGTCAGGTGATGGAAAAGTTGCTGTTCTCTGTTCAGCATTCCGAGAAGCTGGCCCGGCATATGAATTTTCTTATCAAAAAGGGCAGCCTTTATTTAAGATACAACGGGAATTTGTTAATCCACGGCTGTATTCCTTTGGATGAAGAAGGAAATATGGAAGAAATGCAGATTGAAGACAAGACCTATGCGGGCCGTCAGCTGCTCGATGTTTTTGAAGAGAACCTACGTTACGCCTTTGCACATCCGGAAGAGACAGATGATCTGGCGACAGATATGGTATGGTACATCTGGACTGGGGAATGTTCCTCGCTCTTTGGCAAGAGAGAAATGACCACTTTTGAACGGTACTTTATCCAGGATAAGGAAGCCCATAAGGAGAGAAAGAACCCTTACTACCATTTACGTGAAAAGGAAGAGATCTGTCGAAAGATCTTGCTGGAGTTCGATTTGAATCCGGATCATGGACATGTCATTAACGGACACACGCCAGTAAAAGAAATTCGTGGAGAGAGCCCTGTTAAAGCAAACGGCAAAATGGTCGTCATTGACGGCGGTTTCTCCAAAGCTTATCAATCCACAACGGGCATCGCGGGATATACCTTGTTGTATAATTCCTTTGGCATGCAGCTCGTCGCCCATCAGAAATTTAATTCAAAAGAAGATGTGCTGTGTAACGGAACGGATGTATTATCTATAAAAAGACTGGTGGACAAAGAACTGGCGCGGAAACTGGTGAGGGAAACCAATATCGGAGAGAAGCTGCTGCAGAAGATCTCGAATTTGACAGATTTACTGGAATATCGCTCGATGAAATAA
- a CDS encoding aldo/keto reductase yields the protein MQTVTLNNGVKMPIIGFGVYQVPDAEECENAVYEALMAGYRLIDTASGYLNEEAVGRAIKRSGVPREELFITTKLWVQDASYESAKLAFNKSLNKLQLDYLDLYLIHQPFGDYYSAWRAMEELYHEGKIKAIGVSNFLPDRLMDLIVHNEIVPAVNQVETHPFYHQTESATFMKEQGVQHQSWAPFAEGLNNMFGNEVLTSIAAKHSKSVAQVVLRWLVQRGIVVIPKSVNKERIVENFNIFDFELSTEDIEQIMALDTRKSLFLSYHDPEVAKMMGNWKVDL from the coding sequence ATGCAAACCGTAACATTAAACAATGGGGTAAAAATGCCGATTATCGGCTTTGGTGTTTACCAAGTTCCGGATGCTGAAGAATGTGAGAATGCAGTATATGAAGCGCTGATGGCTGGTTATCGGTTGATCGACACTGCATCCGGTTATTTAAATGAAGAAGCGGTCGGACGTGCGATTAAGCGCAGTGGCGTGCCTCGTGAAGAGCTGTTCATCACGACCAAGCTCTGGGTCCAGGATGCCAGTTATGAGAGCGCTAAGCTCGCTTTTAACAAATCCTTAAATAAGCTGCAGTTGGATTATCTCGATTTATATCTAATACACCAGCCGTTTGGTGATTACTACAGTGCTTGGCGTGCAATGGAAGAACTGTACCATGAAGGTAAAATCAAGGCGATCGGTGTGAGTAACTTCCTGCCCGACCGTCTGATGGACCTTATCGTGCATAATGAGATCGTGCCAGCTGTTAACCAAGTCGAAACTCACCCGTTCTATCACCAAACCGAGAGTGCCACCTTTATGAAGGAACAAGGAGTTCAACATCAGTCGTGGGCTCCATTCGCTGAAGGGCTTAATAACATGTTTGGCAACGAAGTGCTGACATCCATTGCTGCAAAACACAGTAAGTCTGTCGCGCAGGTCGTGCTGCGTTGGCTTGTCCAGCGTGGAATCGTTGTAATTCCGAAATCAGTAAATAAAGAGCGGATTGTCGAAAACTTCAACATCTTCGATTTTGAGCTCAGTACCGAGGATATTGAACAAATTATGGCCCTTGATACGCGGAAGAGTCTTTTCTTATCGTATCACGATCCGGAAGTCGCCAAAATGATGGGAAACTGGAAAGTTGATCTGTAA
- a CDS encoding ABC transporter ATP-binding protein, giving the protein MQLTQNQQAATQKDSRSMLVIDDVGKIYPNGTVAVQHANLHVGEGEFLCFVGPSGCGKSTIFNMIAGLTEPTSGHLTVLGTSPKEARKQNEIAFVFQEHTLLPWAKLIDNVTMPLTLRGVSKRERITEGERVLELVGLKDYMKVLPRELSGGMKMRVSIARALISRPKLLLMDEPFGALDEITRQTLQNELLNIWEQDKKMSVLFITHNVFESVFLSTKVVVMTPRPGKISDFIDIPFAYPRDDEFRTQPEFGEYVRSVSNVLNH; this is encoded by the coding sequence ATGCAGCTCACCCAAAATCAACAGGCAGCGACCCAAAAGGACAGTCGTTCCATGCTTGTAATCGATGATGTCGGCAAAATCTACCCCAATGGCACTGTAGCTGTGCAGCATGCGAATTTGCATGTGGGGGAAGGAGAATTTCTATGTTTTGTCGGTCCTTCCGGTTGCGGGAAATCTACCATTTTCAATATGATTGCCGGTTTGACGGAACCGACCTCCGGTCATCTGACCGTGCTGGGTACTTCCCCAAAGGAAGCGCGTAAACAGAATGAAATTGCCTTTGTATTTCAGGAGCATACCCTGCTCCCGTGGGCCAAGCTGATTGATAATGTCACCATGCCTCTTACTTTGCGTGGCGTATCCAAAAGGGAGCGAATTACCGAAGGGGAGCGGGTTTTAGAGCTGGTAGGCCTGAAGGATTATATGAAGGTGCTGCCACGTGAGTTGTCAGGCGGAATGAAGATGAGAGTATCTATTGCACGAGCGTTGATATCTCGTCCCAAGTTGCTGTTAATGGACGAACCGTTTGGCGCCCTTGATGAAATTACCAGGCAGACGCTGCAGAATGAACTGCTAAATATTTGGGAACAGGACAAGAAGATGTCGGTTCTGTTCATTACGCATAACGTGTTTGAAAGTGTGTTTCTATCAACAAAAGTCGTGGTGATGACGCCTCGTCCCGGTAAAATTTCGGATTTCATTGATATTCCGTTTGCCTATCCGAGGGATGATGAATTCCGGACCCAGCCTGAATTCGGTGAATATGTACGCAGCGTGTCCAATGTACTGAATCATTGA
- a CDS encoding PucR family transcriptional regulator: protein MHLTIEDALAVYPLSEGKLAAGKKGISRTISSINLMDAPDVINWMKEGELLLTTAYAIRDSPEEFVNLLQKLNERGASGLGIKLGRYWAEIPEIALLEADRLGLPLIELPFQFTFSEQITALYQSEFQRDTRRLNELLETQKKLVDFAMQADEYTNYFQSITSILGVPLAIVTSEGQTLYNMTRCSDMELLSDWPWNQDNRFYKSASNLLYRVPLLKNGKSYGYLLIQTENLLEAHEMEGIFHQAAVILSYHLEVIQNQEATAAGSRLGTAMERYLKGNASLKTVLEFAEALGSTFWNTPYVCMVSFSRADAWDHESQRRKLREIQNRLQDHPKTSSLESHHFYVMNRIYSLFPLLEEEAKDRRKYENSVRLYADLMHSWDHGTRTCFISKVRTGMEEFIDGFWECGEAERISTELGLSEPVVMFADLEFMYLFKHIPQEVMIRYCSYLFRPLLDKEEEYTSEMMHTLEAYFANNGQVNETARELYIHRNTVLYRLEKISGLLNLDLKNTDHLLLLKLGLMFRHLMTPERQI from the coding sequence ATGCATTTAACTATAGAAGATGCGTTGGCGGTGTACCCGTTATCAGAAGGCAAGTTGGCAGCCGGTAAAAAAGGAATTTCTCGAACGATTAGCTCCATCAATTTGATGGATGCGCCGGATGTGATCAACTGGATGAAAGAAGGGGAGCTCTTGTTGACTACAGCTTATGCGATTAGGGACTCACCCGAGGAATTTGTTAATTTGCTGCAAAAGCTGAATGAACGTGGAGCCTCCGGGCTTGGCATCAAGCTTGGTCGATACTGGGCGGAAATACCAGAGATAGCCCTGCTGGAAGCCGATCGGCTGGGCTTGCCCCTAATTGAACTACCTTTTCAATTCACCTTCTCCGAGCAGATCACCGCTCTCTACCAATCCGAGTTCCAACGCGATACCCGCCGGCTGAATGAATTGCTTGAAACACAGAAGAAGCTGGTTGATTTTGCGATGCAGGCGGATGAGTACACCAATTATTTTCAAAGTATCACAAGCATTTTAGGGGTTCCTTTAGCCATCGTTACCTCTGAAGGACAGACCTTGTATAACATGACCCGCTGTTCCGATATGGAGCTGTTGAGCGATTGGCCCTGGAATCAGGACAATCGATTTTACAAGTCGGCGAGCAACCTGTTGTATCGGGTACCCCTGCTGAAAAACGGAAAGTCATACGGTTACTTGCTGATACAAACTGAAAATCTGCTGGAAGCACATGAAATGGAAGGCATTTTTCACCAAGCTGCCGTCATTCTTTCCTATCATCTGGAGGTCATCCAGAATCAGGAGGCTACTGCGGCAGGCAGTCGTCTTGGCACGGCCATGGAACGTTACTTAAAGGGGAACGCCTCTCTGAAAACGGTGCTCGAATTTGCCGAAGCATTGGGAAGCACATTTTGGAACACGCCCTACGTTTGCATGGTATCTTTCTCAAGAGCGGATGCTTGGGACCATGAAAGTCAGAGGCGCAAACTTAGGGAGATTCAGAATAGGCTTCAGGATCATCCCAAAACGTCCTCCTTGGAATCCCACCATTTTTATGTGATGAACCGCATATATTCACTCTTCCCCCTTCTAGAAGAAGAGGCCAAGGATCGAAGGAAATATGAGAATTCGGTACGTTTGTATGCGGATTTGATGCATTCATGGGACCACGGAACAAGGACATGTTTTATCAGTAAAGTGAGAACGGGCATGGAGGAGTTCATCGACGGCTTCTGGGAGTGCGGGGAGGCTGAGAGAATCAGCACGGAGCTTGGTTTAAGCGAACCGGTTGTCATGTTTGCTGACCTGGAGTTTATGTATCTCTTCAAGCATATTCCGCAGGAGGTTATGATTAGGTACTGCTCTTATTTATTCCGTCCACTGCTGGACAAAGAAGAGGAATACACCAGCGAGATGATGCACACACTTGAAGCCTATTTCGCCAACAACGGCCAAGTGAATGAAACTGCACGCGAGTTATATATCCATCGCAACACCGTACTGTACAGGCTGGAGAAAATTTCGGGGCTGCTGAATCTGGATTTGAAGAATACTGATCATCTGCTGCTCTTAAAGCTGGGACTCATGTTTAGGCATCTGATGACGCCTGAGAGACAAATTTAA
- a CDS encoding ABC transporter permease, which produces MEEMVANPAVETTPGIRASGKDNARSHHPAEESPVIGLLKKILPPIVVFVLFIGGWELIVRILGMPPYILPKPSDIAAAAAENSANLITSVSTTIVEALIGFTISVVLGISLAILLALSKTVEKSVYPYAIILQTIPVVAVAPIIVIWFGAGINAIVIISFLISFFPILSNTLIGLNSTDQNMKNLFYLYNASKLQTIWRLRFPAALPYIMAGLKISCSSSVVGAIVGEYIAGIGGGQGGLGYGITVAATRLQTPYLFACGLAASALGIAFFLIINMVSNKLLKSWHESAMK; this is translated from the coding sequence ATGGAAGAGATGGTAGCTAATCCAGCCGTTGAAACGACACCGGGTATCCGAGCTTCTGGGAAGGACAATGCCCGCAGCCATCATCCGGCAGAAGAGAGCCCAGTCATTGGACTGCTGAAAAAAATTCTGCCGCCAATAGTCGTGTTTGTCCTGTTTATCGGTGGATGGGAATTAATCGTGCGGATACTCGGAATGCCCCCATATATCTTGCCCAAGCCATCCGATATTGCCGCAGCCGCTGCTGAGAACAGCGCAAATCTGATTACGTCGGTAAGCACAACCATTGTGGAGGCGTTGATCGGTTTTACGATCAGTGTAGTGCTCGGTATTTCATTGGCCATTCTACTGGCCCTGTCCAAAACAGTGGAAAAAAGCGTATATCCCTACGCTATTATCCTACAGACTATTCCGGTCGTTGCGGTAGCGCCAATCATAGTGATCTGGTTCGGAGCAGGAATAAATGCCATTGTGATCATTTCATTCTTAATCAGCTTTTTCCCGATTTTATCGAATACACTGATCGGATTGAACTCAACGGATCAGAACATGAAGAATTTATTCTATTTGTATAATGCAAGCAAGCTGCAAACCATTTGGAGGCTGAGATTTCCGGCGGCACTTCCGTACATTATGGCAGGGCTGAAAATTTCATGCTCCAGTTCGGTTGTCGGAGCGATCGTGGGTGAATACATTGCAGGCATTGGTGGCGGACAAGGCGGACTCGGTTACGGGATTACCGTTGCGGCAACCCGCCTGCAAACTCCTTATCTGTTCGCCTGCGGTTTAGCGGCATCCGCCCTAGGAATCGCATTTTTCCTGATCATCAACATGGTGTCGAACAAACTTTTGAAGTCATGGCATGAATCAGCAATGAAATGA